The following is a genomic window from Micromonospora cathayae.
CTAAGCGGTACGGGCTGTGGCCGCGCAAGGGGGACCTGGCGGTGGGCTTCGACGCGGACGTCGTCCTGGTCGACCCGGACCGCACCTGGACGGTGACGGCGGAGGCGAGCGAGTCCACCCAGGAGTACACCCCGTTCGAGGGTTTCGAGCTGACCGCCCGGGTGGACGACGTGTGGCTGCGCGGGCAGCGCATCCTGCGCGACGGCGCGGTGGTCGGCACCCCGCGCGGCGAGTACCTGCGCCGTCCGGTCGGCCGGTAGGTCCCACCTCGCCGGCCCGGCTGCCGGACGCTGCGCGTCGGACACCCGCCGAGGTCTGGGCACGTGCCGGGACCACCAGTCCCCGTCGGCGAGGTGACCGACCACCTCAGGTCACGCTCCGACCATGCCGTCACGAGTGACGAGCCGCAGTCACGGTGGGTAGCGTCATGCCGAAAACCGCATCGCGCCTCGTGTCCCTTGCTCTGCACCCAGATCCGCGCCAACCATGCTGGGCAGGCTTCATGCCGGATCGACGGACCTGGGCACGGAGAGCGTCCGGTCACCGAACGTGCCTGGCGCGCAAAAGGGTGCAGAGCAAAGGACGCGGCGGAACCGGCGGCGGTCGGGCGTTGCCACGACCGGCCCGGCTGTCCGGCGGGCCGGCCTGTTCAGGTGTCCGCCGCGCCCGCCGGTTCAGCTGCCCGGCATGCCAGCCGGCCCAACTGTCCGGCATGCCGGCCGGTTCAGGAGGTGGCGTGCCGGCCGGTTCAGGAGGTGGCGTGCCGGCCGGTTCAGGAGGTGGCGTGCCGGCCGGTTCAGGAGGTGGCGTGCCGGCCGGCGAGGTAGCCGAGACCGAGGGCGGCGAGCAGGCCGTTGCCGGCGAGGTAGCCGTCCGCCCCGTGACCGGAGATGCCCACCGCCGCGCCGCCGGCCGCGTACAGTCCCGGCACCGGCTGCCCGCCGCGCAGCACCCGGGCGTGCCGGTCCACCCGCAGGCCACCCTGGGTGTGGAAGAGCGCGCCGGTGACCCGGACCGCCGCGTACGGCGGACGCAACGGCCCGCCCCAGGTGGTCCGGCCGAACGCGTCCGGCGCGGCCCCGGTGGCCGCCGCGTCCGCGTCGGCCAGGGTGGCCGCCAAGACGTCGGCCGGCGCGCCCAGCACGGTCGCCAGCGCCTCGACGTCGTCGGCCCAGCGGACCGCCCCAGCGGCCAGCACGTCCTGGTAGTCCTTGAACGCCCGGCAGGCGTCGTGGACGCGCCGGTCGTAGACCACCCAGGCCCGCCCGCCCGGCCGGGACAGCACCGGGACGGCGTACTCGGAGTAGCCGACCGTCTCGTCACCGAACCGCCGCCCGGTGACGTCGACGAGGAACCCGCCGTGCATGACCGTCGCCCAGGTGAGCAGGATGGCGTCCGGCACGGCCAGCGAGCCGTGCCCCTGGTAGGCGTCGAGGTGACCGGTGTCCAGCCCGAGCCGCTCGGCCAGCCGCAGCGCGTCCCCCCGGGACGCCTCCCCACCGTGGTAGACGCCGTCGGCGATCTCCGGCAGGTACCGGCGGACCAGCTCGGCGTCGGCGGCGAACCCGTTGGTGGCGAGCACCACCACCGGCGTGGACAGCTCCTCCCGGCTGCCGTCCGGGCGTTCCAGCACCGCGCCCCGGACCGCGCCGGCGTCGTCGGTGCGCACGTCGACCAGCCGGGCCGGGACGACCAGGTGCAGGTCGTCCCGGTCGGCGGCGGCGTCGAGCAGGGCGCGGTGCAGGGTCGCGCCGGACCGGTCGGGCACGCTGTGGCAGCGCAGCGCGGAATGGCCCGGGTACCGGAAGTCGGTGACCAGGTCGAGGGGTACCCCGCAGTCGTCGGCCAGCCAGGTCACCAGCTCGGGGGCGACCGTGGTGAGCGCGCCGGCCACCACCGGGTCGGCGGTGTCGTGGGTCTTGGCCCGGATGTCGGCGAGGAAGCGGCCGGGTGAGTCCTCGACACCGGCCGCCCGCTGCCAGCGGCTGCCGGCGGCCGGGATCATCGAGGTGCTCATCGCGGTGTTGCTGCCCTGCCGGAACGTCTCCCGGGCCTCGGCGAGCACGACGGTGCGGCCGGGTCGGGCGGCGGCCAGCGCGGCGGCAAGCCCGGCCGCGCCGGCCCCGGCGACGAGCACGTCGCAGTCGGTCATGACCCGGCCGTCCCCGGCGGCACGCTGGTGTCCAGGCCGTAGAAGCGGGCCGCGTTGCGCCAGAGGATCTTCTCCCGCGCCGCCGCGTCCAGGAAGTCGGCGGTACGGATCCAGTTCGCCGCGCCGCCCGGGTGGTCCCAGGCGAACGGGTGGTCGGTGCCGATGGTGAGCTGGTCCACCCCGACCCGTTCGATCACCAGTTCCAGGGCGCGTACGTCGTGGACGAGCACGTCGTAGAACAGGTTGCCGGCGGCGAGGTACTCGCTGGGCGGGCGGGCCATGGTCCGCTGCGCCGAGGAGATCATGTGCCAGCGGTGGTCGAACCGGCCCAGCGAGTGGATCGCGATGCCGCCGCCGTGGGTGAAGCACATCCGGAAGTCGGGGTGCCGGTCCAACAGCCCGGAGTGGATCACCGTCATCAGCCCGATGCTCGCCTCGACGGGCGCAGCGAACGAACTCTCGAAGTAGTACCGGCCGAGCCGGTCCCCCGCGCCGAGCTTGTCGAAGAACGCCGGGTGCACGTTGGCGGTCACCCCGGCCTCGGCCATCGCCTCCAGCACCGGCAGGATCTGCGGGTCGTCGAGGTTGCGGCCGTTGACCGCCGGGGTGAGCACGAAGTGCCGCAGCCCCAACTCCTTGACCGCGTGGTCGAGGACGGCCAGGGCGGCGTCCCGGTCCTGCAACGGCAGCTGCGCCAGCCCCCGGTAGGTGTCCGGGGCGGCGGCCTCCAGCTCGGCCAGCTCGGTGTTGAGTTCCCGGCAGAAGGCCGCGCCCCGGGCCGCGTCCAGGTGGTAGTTGAACAGGAAACCGGCCACCTGGACGGCCTCGAAGCCGATGCCCTGCTGCTGGGCGCGGGCGGCGAGCCGGGCCGTCGGGTCGGCCAGGTCCACCTCGGGCGGGGCGAAGTTGAGCACGGTACGCCCCAGCGCGAACGCCCGCCGGCCGTCGGCCTCGGTGACCGGCCGCCAGCCGTACCAGTCCCGACCGGCCCGACCGGCGGCGAGCAGCCCGCGGGGCCAGAAGTGGGTGTGCGTGTCGATCGCCGGAACCCCGGCGGTGTCGATGGCCGGGGTGCCGGCGGGGGCGATGGCCGGGGCCCCGGCGGAGGAGGCGTCGCCGGGGCCCGGAGCTGAGGTGACGGTCATGCCGTCTTCACGATCTTCCCGTCCTGGACCAGGATCTCGCCGTCCACCTCCACGGTCGGGGTGAGCAGCAGCAGGTCGACGTGGATCGGGGCCTTGACCGTGCCGCCGACCACGCTGTTGCCGAGGGCGAAGTGGACCGTGCCGACCTGCTTCTTGTCCTCGGTGATGTTGCCGAGGAAGCGGGCCGCCGGGTTGGTGCCGATGGAGATCTCGCCGAGGTTGTCGCCGTTCTCCACCCCGTCGATCATGCGGCGCAGGTCGTCGGCCTGGTCACCGCCCTCGATCTTGACCGCGCGTCCCTGGTCGAAGTGGACCCGGATCGGTTCGCGCAGCTTGCCGAGCTGGTGCGCGGAACCGTCGGCGACCAGGACGCCCTGCCCGGTGCCGGTGGCCGGGGCGCTCCACGCCTCGCCGCTGGGGTAGCTGGAGATCTGGCCGGGCTCGCGGGCGAAGGACGCGCCCACCCCGCAGGTGACCCCCTCCAGGCTGGCGGTGAGGTCGGAACCCTGCTGCGAGGTGACCCGGATCCGGGAGCCGGCGGTGATCGCGTCGGCCAGCGGCTTGGTGATCCGGTACACCTCCTCGTAGTCGGCGATGCCCGCGCCGCCGGTCAGCTCGGCCCGGGTCACCCCGGTCATCACGATCGCCCGCGCGCCCCGGTTGAGGGCCTGCTTCAGTTCGGGGGTGAAGCTCAGCGCGGTCGAGGTCGGCGAGATGATCACGTCCGCGCCGGCCAGCGCGGCGGCCACGATCCGGTTGGCCGGTTCGCCGGCCCTGGCACGGGCGGGCTGGACCAGCAGGGTGCCCTCGGCCCCGGCGGCGGCGACCGCCGCGAGGAGCGCGTCGACGACCGCGTGGTCGGAGTTGTGGTCGGCGGCGATGGCGACCAGTTCCCCGGGCCGGACGGCCAGGGAGGTGTTGACGATGGTGTCGGCGGCCTTGGCGACTCCGATGGCGGCCCAGTCGGTCATCAGTGGTCCTCTCGCAGCAGGGTGGCGCCGGCCTTGGTGGTCCAGCCGCGCTGGAAGCTGTACGCCTCGACGATCTCCAGGGGCTGGAAGCCGTCGAGGTCCTCGTTGATCGCGTCGGTGAAGATCTCCACGCCGCCGGTGCCCTTCCAGGCGTCGATGGTGGTGGCCCGGTCCAGGTCGAGGGCGAACAGTTGCCGCTGGTCGGGCACCTGCGGGCTGGGCGACGGGATGTGCCGGTAGGTGTAGACGCGGTGCCCGTGCGAGGGCACCGCGTCGTCGTCGATCTTCTCGGTGAGCTGGATGTCCACGTTGAAGATCCGCCGGCCGAACCGGTCGACGGTGCCGCGCATCCGGGTGCCGGGGCCGACCGGCCCGAACGCCGGGTTCGCCGGCTGGATCTTGGTCTTGTGGATGACGCCCTGCTTCTTGGCGAAGCCCATGAAGTGGCCGAAGACCACCGACCAGTCCTCGCTGACGTAGATGTAGGCGCTGAACCGGCCGGGCTGTCCCTGGTAGGTGCAGTACAGGCCGAGAATGCCCTCCTGGTACTGCGACCACTGCGGTTCGGTCCACGCCTGGTCGGGGTGACTGTCGCTGACCTTGACCATGTCGGCGACGTAGGCGTAGGCCAGGGCGTCCGGGTGCAGGTCGAGGCCGTCGGGCAGGTAGGCGCGGGCCTTGTCCGGGTCGACCCGGTAGACGACCTGGATGGCGTCGGCGCTGATGTGGTGCGGGGGGTCGTCGACGAGCGCCGCCCGGCCGGACGGGGACAGGGGATTGCCGAACCCTCGGAGCGTGGCCATCGCATTCCTTCCACTCAGCGAAACGGCGTTCCACAAAACGTAGGCGGGTCCGTCGAACCGTGTCAAGGGGCCGGACGGCCGCCGTGACCAGCGGATCCGTCCACGCTCAGCCGGCCCGGCCGACCGCCCGCCGGGCCCCGTCGAGGAACGCGGTGGCGTTCTCCCGGACCACCATGTCCTTCTCCCGACTGGTCAGGAAGGGCTGGTCGGCGATCCAGCGCACCGCCCCGACCTCGGGGATGTCCCCGCCGTACGGGTGGTCGGTACCGATCACCACCCGGTCCGAGCCGACCCGCTCGACCAGCAGTTGCAGGGCCCGCTCGTCGTGCACCAGGCAGTCGTAGTGGAACCGGCGCAGGTACCGGTCCGGCGCCTCGGCCAGCAGGCCACTGTCGCGTCCCTGCAGGTAGCGCAGGTTGAGCCGGCCGATCCCGTACGGCAGCCAGCCGCCCCCGTGCGAGCAGCAGATCCGGGCGTCCGGGTGCCGGTCCAGCAGCCCCGAGTAGATCAGCGAGGCCAGCGCCAGCCCGGCCTCCAGGGGTACGCCCACCGAGTTGTCGAACATGTGCCGGCAGGTGCGCTCCCGCCCGGCCCGGGTGTACCAGTTGGCGTGGATGACGATCGCCGCCCCGGCGGCGAGCACCTGCTCGAGGATGCCGACCACCTTCGGGTCGTCCAGGTTGGCGTCCTCGACGTTGGTGCCGATGCTGAACGCGTACAGGCCGAGGTCCTTGACCGCGTGGTCGAGCACCCGCAGCGACGCGTCGTGGTCCTGCAACGGCAGCAGGCCGAGGCCGGTGAAGGTGCCGTCGGAGGAGGCCTGCGCGTCGGCCAGGTCCGCGTTGACGTCCCGGCAGTACGCCTCGGCCTCGGCGGGCGGGAGTTCGTACCCCCAGAGGAAGACCGGGACCATGGCCGCCTCGCGGACGATGCCCTCGGCGGCCCGGCGTTCCCGGCGGGCGACCAGGTCGGTGGAGTATATGTCGACGGGGGCCGGGGCGTCCCGGTCCCCGGCCACGATCCGGGGTGTGGCGGCGGTGAGGTCGGCGTCCCAGGCGTGCCAGCGCCGGCCCGCCCGGACGGCCGACGCGAACTCCCGGGGCCACCAGTGACTGTGCAGATCCACGGCCCGACCAGGTCGATGCATGACGCGCACCCCTCTTGTTCCGGTTGATGAAACGGTGTTTCATAAGGTAGCGCAGCCGACGGGGGCGGGACAGGCCGACCGACTCAGGACGTGACAGATGGATCTGACATACGGAAGCGACGTGATGGTGGCGCTCCTCCAGCGCCTCGGCATCCGGTACGTGGCGGCGAACCCCGGCGCCTCGTTCCGGGGCCTGCACGACTCCCTGACCACCAGCGGCAGCCCTGAGCTGATCTCGGCGCTGCACGAGGGCGTCGCCGTGGCCATCGCCCACGGCTACGCCAAGGCGTCCGGCGAGGTGATGGCCGCCGCCGTGCACAACCTGGTCGGCCTCCAACAGGCCGTGATGGCGACCTTCAACGCGTACGCCGACCACGCGCCGGTGCTGGTGCTCGGCGGCTCAGGGCCGGCCGACCAGGCCCGCCGCCGCCCGTGGATCGACTGGGTACACACCGCCAACCTGCAGGGGCAGGCCGTCCGGGACGTGGTCAAGTGGGACACCGAACCCACCTCGGTGGCCGCCCTGCCCGACCTGATGCTCCGCGCCCACCAGCTCGCCGTGGCCCAACCGCCCGGCCCCACCTACGTCGCCCTCGACGCGCTGATGCAGGAGTCCCCCGCCCCCGAGATCGACCTCGGCGACTGGGGACCGGCCCCGCTCGCCCCGCCGACCGCCCCGCTGGACCGCATCGAGGCCGTCGCCGACCTGCTCGTCGCGGCCGAGTCCCCGGTCATCCTCGCCGACTTCGTCGGCCGGAGCCGGGCCGGCTTCGACGCGCTGCGCCGGCTCGCCGAGACCCTCGCCGTACCCGTGGTGGACCTCGGCAGCCGGCACAACTTCCCCACCGGGCACTGGGCCGACTGCACCCAGGACCGGGCCGGCCGGCTCGCCGACGCCGACCTGATCCTCGCGCTGGACTGCCGGGACGTGCGCTGGGCGACGTCCCAGGTGGACAACGACCGGCGCGGCTACCGGATGCTCACCCGGCCCGGCACGAAACTCGCCGTGATCACCCTCAACGACCTGAAACACAACGGCTTCCTCGACCTGGAACCGCCGATCCGGGCCGACGAGTACCTGGTCGCCGACACCGCCGTGGCGCTGCCCGTCCTCGCCGACCTGGTCGCCGAGCGGGTCGGCCGCCGGGCCGACGCCGTCGCCGCCCGCCGGGAATGGCTGACCGGCCACACCGCCGCGCTGCGCGCCGCCGAAGGACCACCGCCCGAGTCCCCGCACGGCGGCATCACCGAGGGCGTCCTCTCCGCCGCCACCTACGACGCGGTCCGCGACGGCCCCTGGCAGATCGGCTTCACCATGTTCCGGGGCTGGCCCCGGCGCACCTGGGACATGGTCGACTACAACTGCCACCTGGGCGGCTCCGGCGCGGGCGGCCTCGGCTTCGGCATCGGCGGCTCGATCGGCGCGGCCCTGCACCACCGCGACGACGACACCGTGGTGGTCGACCTGCAACCCGACGGCGACCTGCTCTACACCCCGCAGGCGCTCTGGACCGCCGCCCACCACGGGCTCCCGCTGCTGGTCGTGGTGGTCGACAACCGCAGCTACGGCGCGGACTGGCTGCACCAGCGCCGGGTCGTGCAGAAGCGCGGCGGCGACCTGGACCGGGCCCGGCACGGCATGGACCTGACCGGGCCGAACGTCGACCACGCCGGAATGGCCCGCGCCCAGGGCGTCGAGGCGTTCACCGTCACCGACCGCGACGCGTTGGCGCCCACCCTCGCCGAGGCGGTCAAGGGCGTCCGCGAGGGACGTCCCGTCCTGGTCGACGTGGTCGTCGACCTGCCGGAGGTGTGATCCGATGCCGGTGCACGCCCCGGTCGGCTTCGCCGACGTCCTCGCCGCCGAACCACCCGTGTACACCGCCGGAGTCTGGGACGGGCTCAGCGCCACCCTGGCCGCCACCGCCGGGTTCCGCTGCCTGTTCGTCTCCGGGTTCGCCGTGTCCGCCTCGCTCGGCCTGCCCGACGCCGACCTCTACACCCGCGCCGACATGACCCGCGCGGTCGCCGTCGCCGCCCGGGCCAGCGGCCTGCCGGTCATCGCCGACCTGGACACCGGCTGGGGCAACGCGGTCAACGCGTACCACGCCGCCCGCGACTTCGAGCAGGCCGGCGCGGCGGCGCTGATGCTGGAGGACCAGATCTCCCCCAAACCGGGGCCGCTGAGCGAACAGGCCGGGGTCAGCCTGGTGCCCCGGGACGAGGCGGCGGCGAAGGTACGCGCCTGCGTCGACGCCCGCACCCGGGCCGCCGTGGTCGCCCGGACCAACGCCGACACCGTCGACGAGGTGCTGCGGCGCGCCGAGGCGTACGCGGCGGCCGGGGCGGACGTGGTCTTCCCGATGCGCCACGACGAGACGTTCCCGTTCGAGGCGTGGGCCGCCACCCGGGACGCCTGCGGCCGACCACTGGCCGCCGCGGTCGCCCCCGGCAGCTGGCTGGAACGGGAACTCACCCCCGCCATCGCCCGGGAACTCGGCATCGCCGTGGTCATCTACGGCCTCCAGGGGGTGCTCGCCACCGCCCGCGCGCTCACCGACGCGTACACCGACCTGCTCGGTCCGGAACCCGGCGTGGTCGCCGCCCGGGGCGTACCGCTGCGCGCGTTCACGCAGCTCATCGGCTACGACGAGGTGACCCGGCTCCGCCACCGGTACCTGGGCACCCCCGCCGTCCCGTCCGCGCCCGCCGAGCCGACCGGACCGGACGGGACGACCGCACTGAACGGACGCGAGGCCGACCCCACCACCGGGCAGGCCACCGATCCCACCACCGGCCGGGGCGACACGTGACCGCGTCCAACGGCACCGGCCGTACCGTCCTCGCCGCCGCGCACGCGCTGATCGCCCCGCTGACCGAGGCACAGGTCGCCGCGATCCGCGCCGCCGCCGCACCCGACCCGGTGGTGGTCGCCCGGGATCCGGCCACCCAGCTCCGGTACGCCCCCGGCGCGGCCGTTCTCTTCGGTGACATCCAGCCGGAGGTGCTCGACGCCGCACCGAACCTGCGCTGGGTGCAGTCGGTCGGCGCGGGTGTCGACCGGATCGCCGCGCACCTGGCCGGCCGGGACGTCCGGTTGGTCTCCGCCAAGGGCGGGATCGTCGGCGCCCACCTGGCCGAACACGCGTTCGCCCTGCTGCTCGCCCTCACCCGGGGCGTGGCGGCGGTGCTGCGGGAACCGGACTGGACCGACGCGTACCGGATCGCGGTACGGGCGACGCAGTGGGAGTTCACCGATCGGACCATGCTGGTGGTGGGCCTCGGTGGGGCCGGCCGGGCGGTCGCCCGCCGGGCCCGGGGCTTCGAGTTCGCGCGGATCGTCGCGGTCGAGCCGGAGCACGTCGACCCCGGCCCGGACGTGGACCTGCTGGTCACCCCGGACCGGCTGGACGAGGTGCTGCCCACCGCCGACGTGGTGATGCTCACCGTGCCGCTCACCCCGGCCACTCGGAACCTGCTGGACGCCACCCGGATCGCCGCGATGAAACCCGGTGCGATCCTGGTCAACGTCAGCCGGGGCGACCTGGTCGACGAGCCGGCGCTGCGTGCCGCGCTGGTCGACGGGCGGCTCGGCGGGGCCGGGCTGGACGTGGTGGCCCGGGAACCGCTCGCCCCCGACGACCCGTTGTGGCGGCTGCCCAACGTGGTGGTCACCCCGCACATCGCCGGCGGTTCGCCGCGCCGGGCCGAACGGGTGGTCGACCAGTTCTGCGAGAACCTCCGCCGCTGGCGCGCCGGCCAACCCCTCCTCGGCGAATACAACCCCACCCGCGGCTACTAACCCCCTCCCCCACTGTCCCCCGCCCCGTCCCCCCTCCCCATCGTCCCGCCCCGTTGATCATGAAGTTGTTGTTCCCCGCACGGCGTGTCGCGGACAACAACTTCATGGTCAACAGGCGCGGGGGTGGTGGGTGGTGGGGTGGTTAGGGTGGTGGGGTGTTCGAGGGTGTGGGAGAAGTCGATGGGGGCGGGACCGGGGACGGGTCGGGGGGCGGGGCGCGGTCGGTGTCGGCGGCGTTGCCGTCCACGGTGCGGGGGCTGCTCGCGGGGGCGCGGGAGCGTGGGGTGCTGCTGTTCGGGCTGACCCCGCCCCGGCGCAGCGCCAGCCCGGAGCAGGTCGAGGAGATCGCCCGGGTCACCCTGGCCCGGTTGACGCCGCTGGACGTGGACGCGCTGGTGCTCTACGACATCGACGACGAGAGCGACCGCAACCCGGACGAGCGGCCCTTCCCGTACCTGCCGACCATGGACCCGGCGGTGTTCCACGCCGAGCACCTCACCGGCTGGCACCGGCCCACCGTGATCTACCGGTGCGTCGGCAAGTACCGCGATTCGGAGTTGCGGGACTGGCTGGAGGCGACCGACCCGGACCGGGTGGCGACGGTCTTCGTCGGCGCGTCCTCCGGCAGCAAGCTGGTGCACACCGTCCTGTCCCGGGCGCACGCCCTGCGCCGGGACACCCGACCCGAGCTGGCCCTGGGCGGGGTCGCCATCCCCGAGCGGCACACCCGGGGAGGTGACGAGCACCTGCGGCTGCTGGCCAAGCAGGAGCGCGGCTGCGGGTTCTTCGTCACCCAGGTCGTCTACGACGTGGACGCCACCAAGAGCCTGGTGTCGGACTACCACTACACCTGCCGGGAACGCGGGATCGAGCCCCAGCCGATCGTCTTCACGCTCTCGGTCTGCGGTTCGTTGAAGACGTTGTCGTTCCTGAAGTGGTTGGGGGTGGCCGTGCCGCGCTGGTTGGAGAACGCGCTACGGCACGCCGAGGACCCGCTGACCGAGTCGTACGAGCAGTGCCTGGCCAACGCCCGCGAGCTGGCGGCCTTCTGCCGGCGGCTCGGGGTGCCCTTCGGGTTCAACGTGGAGAGCGTGTCGATCCGCAAGGTCGAGATCGACGCGTCGGTCGCTCTGGTCGGCCGGCTCCGTCCGCTGCTACCGGGGTGAAATGGTCACTGTGACCGCGCAGCGAGCCAGGTGAGCGCGGAGCGGGCGTGGTGCAGTACGGAGATGTGCCCGTCCTCGGGGTACAGGCGCAGCTCGGCCCCTGGGCAGTGCCGGGCCAGCCAGCGGCCGTGGTCGCTGGGCACGACCCGGTCGGCACCGCCGTACAGCAGGAGCACCGGCGCGGTGATCCGGCCCGGGTCGCACCCCCACGGGGCGACGTAGCCGAGGTCGTCGTCGATCAGCCCGTCGGGGCCGCCGGCCAGGGCCGGGCCGACGACCTGGTGGAACCAGCCCCACTCCCCTTCCAGGGCGGCCCAGTCCGCCGCCACGAAGCCGGGGTCGCCGTCGGTCGACGCCGCCTCGTGCGCCTCCTTGGCGGCGCGACCCGCTGCGGCGGCCCGCAGGTTCGCCTCCCCGACGGGTGACATGCCGGCGAACCAGTCCAGCCCGGTCGCGGTGAAGGGGGCGAGCGCGGCCCCGGCTACGACGGCGCTCACCCGGTCGGGCCGCAGCGCCGCGCAGGCCAGGGCGAAGCTGCCGCCACCGGAGTGACCCATGACGGCGAACCGGTCGACACCGAGCGCGTCGGCGGCCCGGGTCACGTCGACGGCGACCGAGGCTAGGCTGCGTCCCGGGTGGGCGGTGGAGCCGCCGTA
Proteins encoded in this region:
- a CDS encoding FAD-dependent oxidoreductase, yielding MTDCDVLVAGAGAAGLAAALAAARPGRTVVLAEARETFRQGSNTAMSTSMIPAAGSRWQRAAGVEDSPGRFLADIRAKTHDTADPVVAGALTTVAPELVTWLADDCGVPLDLVTDFRYPGHSALRCHSVPDRSGATLHRALLDAAADRDDLHLVVPARLVDVRTDDAGAVRGAVLERPDGSREELSTPVVVLATNGFAADAELVRRYLPEIADGVYHGGEASRGDALRLAERLGLDTGHLDAYQGHGSLAVPDAILLTWATVMHGGFLVDVTGRRFGDETVGYSEYAVPVLSRPGGRAWVVYDRRVHDACRAFKDYQDVLAAGAVRWADDVEALATVLGAPADVLAATLADADAAATGAAPDAFGRTTWGGPLRPPYAAVRVTGALFHTQGGLRVDRHARVLRGGQPVPGLYAAGGAAVGISGHGADGYLAGNGLLAALGLGYLAGRHATS
- a CDS encoding amidohydrolase family protein codes for the protein MTVTSAPGPGDASSAGAPAIAPAGTPAIDTAGVPAIDTHTHFWPRGLLAAGRAGRDWYGWRPVTEADGRRAFALGRTVLNFAPPEVDLADPTARLAARAQQQGIGFEAVQVAGFLFNYHLDAARGAAFCRELNTELAELEAAAPDTYRGLAQLPLQDRDAALAVLDHAVKELGLRHFVLTPAVNGRNLDDPQILPVLEAMAEAGVTANVHPAFFDKLGAGDRLGRYYFESSFAAPVEASIGLMTVIHSGLLDRHPDFRMCFTHGGGIAIHSLGRFDHRWHMISSAQRTMARPPSEYLAAGNLFYDVLVHDVRALELVIERVGVDQLTIGTDHPFAWDHPGGAANWIRTADFLDAAAREKILWRNAARFYGLDTSVPPGTAGS
- a CDS encoding aminopeptidase: MTDWAAIGVAKAADTIVNTSLAVRPGELVAIAADHNSDHAVVDALLAAVAAAGAEGTLLVQPARARAGEPANRIVAAALAGADVIISPTSTALSFTPELKQALNRGARAIVMTGVTRAELTGGAGIADYEEVYRITKPLADAITAGSRIRVTSQQGSDLTASLEGVTCGVGASFAREPGQISSYPSGEAWSAPATGTGQGVLVADGSAHQLGKLREPIRVHFDQGRAVKIEGGDQADDLRRMIDGVENGDNLGEISIGTNPAARFLGNITEDKKQVGTVHFALGNSVVGGTVKAPIHVDLLLLTPTVEVDGEILVQDGKIVKTA
- a CDS encoding acetoacetate decarboxylase family protein, with translation MATLRGFGNPLSPSGRAALVDDPPHHISADAIQVVYRVDPDKARAYLPDGLDLHPDALAYAYVADMVKVSDSHPDQAWTEPQWSQYQEGILGLYCTYQGQPGRFSAYIYVSEDWSVVFGHFMGFAKKQGVIHKTKIQPANPAFGPVGPGTRMRGTVDRFGRRIFNVDIQLTEKIDDDAVPSHGHRVYTYRHIPSPSPQVPDQRQLFALDLDRATTIDAWKGTGGVEIFTDAINEDLDGFQPLEIVEAYSFQRGWTTKAGATLLREDH
- a CDS encoding amidohydrolase family protein, whose amino-acid sequence is MHRPGRAVDLHSHWWPREFASAVRAGRRWHAWDADLTAATPRIVAGDRDAPAPVDIYSTDLVARRERRAAEGIVREAAMVPVFLWGYELPPAEAEAYCRDVNADLADAQASSDGTFTGLGLLPLQDHDASLRVLDHAVKDLGLYAFSIGTNVEDANLDDPKVVGILEQVLAAGAAIVIHANWYTRAGRERTCRHMFDNSVGVPLEAGLALASLIYSGLLDRHPDARICCSHGGGWLPYGIGRLNLRYLQGRDSGLLAEAPDRYLRRFHYDCLVHDERALQLLVERVGSDRVVIGTDHPYGGDIPEVGAVRWIADQPFLTSREKDMVVRENATAFLDGARRAVGRAG
- a CDS encoding thiamine pyrophosphate-binding protein; the encoded protein is MDLTYGSDVMVALLQRLGIRYVAANPGASFRGLHDSLTTSGSPELISALHEGVAVAIAHGYAKASGEVMAAAVHNLVGLQQAVMATFNAYADHAPVLVLGGSGPADQARRRPWIDWVHTANLQGQAVRDVVKWDTEPTSVAALPDLMLRAHQLAVAQPPGPTYVALDALMQESPAPEIDLGDWGPAPLAPPTAPLDRIEAVADLLVAAESPVILADFVGRSRAGFDALRRLAETLAVPVVDLGSRHNFPTGHWADCTQDRAGRLADADLILALDCRDVRWATSQVDNDRRGYRMLTRPGTKLAVITLNDLKHNGFLDLEPPIRADEYLVADTAVALPVLADLVAERVGRRADAVAARREWLTGHTAALRAAEGPPPESPHGGITEGVLSAATYDAVRDGPWQIGFTMFRGWPRRTWDMVDYNCHLGGSGAGGLGFGIGGSIGAALHHRDDDTVVVDLQPDGDLLYTPQALWTAAHHGLPLLVVVVDNRSYGADWLHQRRVVQKRGGDLDRARHGMDLTGPNVDHAGMARAQGVEAFTVTDRDALAPTLAEAVKGVREGRPVLVDVVVDLPEV
- a CDS encoding isocitrate lyase/PEP mutase family protein, with the protein product MPVHAPVGFADVLAAEPPVYTAGVWDGLSATLAATAGFRCLFVSGFAVSASLGLPDADLYTRADMTRAVAVAARASGLPVIADLDTGWGNAVNAYHAARDFEQAGAAALMLEDQISPKPGPLSEQAGVSLVPRDEAAAKVRACVDARTRAAVVARTNADTVDEVLRRAEAYAAAGADVVFPMRHDETFPFEAWAATRDACGRPLAAAVAPGSWLERELTPAIARELGIAVVIYGLQGVLATARALTDAYTDLLGPEPGVVAARGVPLRAFTQLIGYDEVTRLRHRYLGTPAVPSAPAEPTGPDGTTALNGREADPTTGQATDPTTGRGDT
- a CDS encoding D-2-hydroxyacid dehydrogenase is translated as MTASNGTGRTVLAAAHALIAPLTEAQVAAIRAAAAPDPVVVARDPATQLRYAPGAAVLFGDIQPEVLDAAPNLRWVQSVGAGVDRIAAHLAGRDVRLVSAKGGIVGAHLAEHAFALLLALTRGVAAVLREPDWTDAYRIAVRATQWEFTDRTMLVVGLGGAGRAVARRARGFEFARIVAVEPEHVDPGPDVDLLVTPDRLDEVLPTADVVMLTVPLTPATRNLLDATRIAAMKPGAILVNVSRGDLVDEPALRAALVDGRLGGAGLDVVAREPLAPDDPLWRLPNVVVTPHIAGGSPRRAERVVDQFCENLRRWRAGQPLLGEYNPTRGY
- a CDS encoding methylenetetrahydrofolate reductase — its product is MSAALPSTVRGLLAGARERGVLLFGLTPPRRSASPEQVEEIARVTLARLTPLDVDALVLYDIDDESDRNPDERPFPYLPTMDPAVFHAEHLTGWHRPTVIYRCVGKYRDSELRDWLEATDPDRVATVFVGASSGSKLVHTVLSRAHALRRDTRPELALGGVAIPERHTRGGDEHLRLLAKQERGCGFFVTQVVYDVDATKSLVSDYHYTCRERGIEPQPIVFTLSVCGSLKTLSFLKWLGVAVPRWLENALRHAEDPLTESYEQCLANARELAAFCRRLGVPFGFNVESVSIRKVEIDASVALVGRLRPLLPG